The following is a genomic window from Azotosporobacter soli.
TAGGCCTTGCCCTGATACGGCAACAAGCAGCCGAGTTCCATGACTTCTTTCGGCATGATGACATAGGTGGCCGCGCCGCCGCAATAACGGTACGAATAGCCGGGTGAATCCATGCTGCCCTTATAATTGAGCGCCGGCTGCATGGAAAATTTTTCTCCGACTTTAAACTGATCCTGCCATGTCTTTCCTACCTGCACGATGTTTCCGGCCATTTCATGTCCGATAATGATCGGATATTCGGCGATATCATCCGGCACTCGCTTATGGTCACTGGCCAGGACGGCCGCTTTGTAACTCGACATGCAAATGCTGTCGGAAACGACTTCTACCAATATTTCATCCGCCGTTATCTCCGGCAGTTCGAATTCATCAAGACGCAGATCTTTTTTGCCATACAATCTGACTGCACGTGTTTTCATCGCTCATTGCTCCTTTTCTTTTCACGTTCCTCGAGTTTCTCCCATTTCACCTGCTTCGCCAGTTCTTCGACTAACGTCCGTCCGCCCGGCTCCGTGCCGCCCGTCATCACGCTGGCCGTACCTGCGGCTACCGCCAGGCAAATCAAGTCGTTCCAATCCGCTTCGCGCTCAAGCGCCAATGCAAGGCCCGCCACCATCGCGTCGCCCGCGCCGACGGTACTTTGTACCGCAACGCGAAGCCCTCGCGTCAGATACGCTTCCTGCGCCGTGACAAACAGCGCACCCTCGCCGCCCAGTGAGACAACAACCACTTCGATGCCGTAACGGCTGCACAGCGTACGGGCAAATTCCGCAGTAGCGGCCTCGCCTTCGAGGCGCTCTCCGGCCAACCGCTCCAACTCATGAATGTTCGGCTTTATCAGATAAGGTCCCGCTTCCAATCCCGCTTGCAGCAATTCGCCGTCAGCGTCGAGAACCGTCCTGACGCCATTCTCCTTCGCCGCCCGGATCCACTCCCGGTACACATCCTTTTCCACGCCCGGCGGCACGCTGCCTGATAAGACTAAAATATCTTTTTCCCGCAGACTGTTCACACACTGCTCTTTTAACTGCGCAATCATCTCCGCACTGACGCGCGGACCCGTTTCATTGATATCCGTATTGCGTCCGTTCAGCTTGTCGACAATCTTTAAATTCATCCGCGTTTCGCCGCTGCCCTGCAAAAAAGCATGTGCAATCCCAGTTTGCGTCAGGCATTCTTCAATCATAGCGCCGGTTTTTCCAGCTAAAATACCGATTGCCCGGCTCGTTCCGCCCAGACTTGCAATCGTCTTGGAGACATTAATGCCTTTACCTCCCGCATCCAGGCGGCTGCTTTTAATGCGATTCACCGCATCCAGTCTGCAATCGTCAATTTCCACCGTCTTATCGACGGCAGGATTCAGCGTCACTGTTATAATCATCTTCGTTTCTCCTATTCCGTCTCGCGGTTTAGGGTGAATAATTCGTGAATCATATCCGCGTCTTGCGTACGCCACAACGTTTCTATTTCAAAGCCTTCTTCCTCACCCAACACCGTAGCAATATTAGCCAGGATGCTCAGATGTTCATTGCCGATCCCGGCAATGCCGATCACCAGGTAAGCCAGTTCGTCGTCAAACGGCACGCCGTCCGGAAATTGCAAGACCACCATGCCCGAGCGAAGAATTTCTTCTTTCGCCGCGCCAATGCCGTGCGGAATGGCCACCCCTTTGCCGATATACGTGCTCAATTGCGCCTCGCGCGCCTGCATCCCGGCAATATACCCCTCTTTCACATAGCCGCTGGCATGGAGAAGTTCGCCGGCCATTTGAACCGCAGCCGCCTTGTCCACACTGGCTAAGCCCAAGTGAATGTTGCTTTTTAATAAAATCATGTCATCCTCCACCTCTTTTTCAACTTCCGGACTGCATTTGTCTGCAGCGAGATAGCCTCCGGCAAGCAGCGTTTCAAACGCGTCGTTCACGATAAGATCGTCAACGGCTATGCATTTTGCCTGCGGCGCCGTCTGTCTCACCCGCTCAGCCAATCCGGCGTGTGTAATCACAACGCCGGCGGATGGCGGAATTTCATCGACCGCGCAATGCGCCACATCGACCGCATAACCGGCTTGCGCTAATTTGCGGCGCAGTATCGACGATGCCATCGCGCTCGAACCAAGCCCGGCATCGCATGCAAGGATAATCTCCTCAACGGGCAGCACCCGTTTTATCTGCTCTTCAGCATCTAACGGCGGCGTATTTTCGTCCGCACTGCGGCGAATCAGCGGCATCGCCAGCAAAAAACTCAACACAGCCGATACTCCGATGCCCGCCAGCACCGCAGCATACGAACCTTTAGGCGTCATCGCCAAAACGGTCAAGAGACTGCCCGGCGACGGCGTTGCGACCAATCCGGCATTCAGTTCGCCAAACACGGCAATACCAATGCCCGAACTTAGGATGAGCGGCAACAGCAAAAGCGGATTCATAAGCACGTAAGGAAAATAGATCTCGTGAATGCCGCCAAGCGCATGAATCAAAAGCGCTCCCGGCGCCGATTGCCTCGCTGCCCCCTGCGCCGCTACCCAATACGCCACAAGCAGGCCGATTCCCGGCCCCGGATTCGTCTCCAGAAGAAACAGAATCGATTTGCCGGAAGCAGCGGTTTCCTGCATGCCGATCGGTGCCAAAAGGCCATGGTTGAGCGCATTATTCAAAAACAGCACCTTGCCCGGTTCGATGATGATCGCAGCCAGCGGCAACACGCCCCATTGCATGATCTGATCGGCGCCGTGCTTCAACGCTTCATTCAACAGATAAACCAATGGACCGATTCCTTTATAAGCGGCAACCGCAAATACAGCGCCGATAATTCCCGCGGAAAAATTGCTGACCAGCATCTCAAAGCCCGGTGCAGTTCGCTCCGCCATGAAGGAATCCATGCGGCGAATCAAATAGCCCGCCAACGGGCCGATCAGCATTGCGCCAAGAAACATCGGCACATCGGCTCCGACAACCAGTCCCATCGTCGCCGCTGCGCCGACTACGCCGCCTCGACTCCCGCCGGTCGCCCGGCCGCCAGCCTGTCCGATCAAAAGCGGCAGCAAATAAAAGAGCATCGGTTCCACCAGACGCGCAATTTGAGCATCCGGAATCCAACCGCTGGGAATGAAAAGCGCCGTAATCAAGCCCCAGGCAATGAAAGCTCCGATATTGGGCATGACCATGCCGCTGAGACTGCGTCCCAAGCGTTGCAACCACGCACCGGCTTTGCCGCTCTTCTCGCGCTTCATTTCGTCTGCCATCTCACGCCTCCAGCACCATTTTACTCTTGCCTTTGTAGAGTTTTTCAAGCAAACGGCTTATTTCCAGCCGTGCCGCCGCCTGATCGCCCCGACGCAATTCGGCAAGGAAAGCAGGCCTTTCAATCAGCATTTGGCTTAAATAGCTGATGGTCTCCATTGCGTTCTTATGGCACTGTAACGGTGCGAGCATAATGACCGCCAAACGGATTTCTTCCGAAACCGCTGCCCGTCCATGGATTCCTGTAAGCGGCTCTTTTAGTGCAACCGCGCCGAAAAAGAGTTCCTGCACCGCGCTGGTTCGGCAATGCAAGAGAATGAAGCCATGTCCGGCAATTATCGTACCGCCTTTGGCTTCACGTTCTTTTAAATCCAGCGCTAATTGGCTTTGTTCGCTTTCTCCTTTGGCGCACAAGCGAACAGCAGCGTCGATAATGCCGTCCACCGTCGCCGTCTCCATGCCAAGCAAGAAGAAGTGCTCCAACAATTCGAGGATCGCGCTTTGATAACTGCCAAGCGTTCCGAGTTTTTCCTGCAAGGAAACCGTCGATGCCTGCACGCGCGTTTCCGTTTGCGCTTGTCCGTTCAAGCGCTGCAATAAATCGGCGATGCGTTTTTTATCCGCTGCAAACAAGAGCGGATTCACGACGACAACCGGCATACTGCAATCGCTGATCGGAATCGTCGCTAAAATAAAGTCGATCTTTTTTTCTTTTAGCCAGCCTTCTTCCAGACGCAGGCTGGAAATAACATCGACAATGATGATGTTGTCATACTCTTTTTCAATCTTGCTGGCAAGCAGACGGGATGTGCCCATTCCTGTCGGACAGGCAATCGCGACCCGGTATACGATACGGCTGCGGCGCCGACTGTCTTCGAGCGCCGCGCCAAGATGCATCGCGATATAAGCAATCTCGGCTTCCGGCATCACAACGTTCCACTGACGTTCAACCGGTTCGACGCATTGGCGGCTGACTTCGATCAATTCCGGATAAAAGGCCTTGATCTCCGCCAACAGCGGGTTGCGTATCTCCAGATTCATGCGCAGACGGCTCACCGCAGGACCAAGATGATTGACCAAACCAACCAGTAATTTTTCATTCTGCGCCAGAAATTGCCCGCTGACGCCTTCCGCGGCGCGGATGATTTCTTTCGCAACCTTGACCAGTTCAAAATTGCCAATCGACTGTTGCGCAATACCGGCTCCGCCGTCGCGATTCTTCAGGCCCTTCAAATGCATCGTGATATAACCGATTTCATCCTCCGGGATTGCAATCGCAAAACGCGCCGCGATCGCATCGGCCAAACGGCGGGCAATGTCGTATTCCCGGTACCGTTTCAACTCAGCCAACAACTCAGCCGCCATGCTTATTTTTTCCTGCTGCCGGATGCGCTGCACAGCCAACGCCAAATGCACGGTCAAGCCTACATAGGCAGTATCCGCCAAACGTCCGCCCATTGCATCTTCCGTCTCTCGGATCGTCTCTTCCAGTTGTCCGATCACATCCTGATCAATCAAATTCAAGAGACGACTTTGCGCCCAGCCGCTCGGCAGTCGCTCCGTCTTGCCAAGATTACTGCGGATCACTTCCAATAATTGATCCGCACCTACCGTTTCATAAAGAAAGTTGACCATAGCCCGACGCAGTTTTTCTTCTGCGCCTTCAACATAGACGCCAAAACCCGGCTTACGCACCAGTAAGACGCCCTGCCCCTTCAGCCACTGCTCGGCCTTATCCAAATCATGGCTGACCGTACCTTCGGTAACTTTTAAATCGAGCGCCAGCGTATATAATTTGACGGGTTCGCGGCGCTGCAGCAGTTCACTGATAATGCGTTTTTGCCGTTCCTGCGGCGAATACACTTCAACCGACTGCTGCCCCTCCATCGCCTGCAGCACCTCGCGCCGCAGCATGGCATCGCCTGCGAGCGCCACGCCTGTGCCCGTCTTTTTTTGCAATTGCCAGCCTCGCTCCGTCAGCCATTCTTCAACCGCACTCAAGTCACGCAGCACCGTCTTTGCACTCACTCCGAGCGTCGCAGCAATCGCGCTCAGCGTCACATACCCATCCTGACGGCAAAGTTCGCGCAATATGCTTTTTACACGATGATTCATCTTTTGTTCCTGCATATTCCGCTCCTTTCCGTCCGTGGCTTGTGGCTTGTGGCTTGTGGCTTGTGGCTTGTGGCTTGTGGCTTGTGGCTTGTGGCTTGTGGCTTGTGGCTTGTGGCTTGTGGCTTGTGGCTTGTGGCTTGTGGCTTGTCAGGCATTATACCGTTTCCCGTTAGCCCTTAGCCATATGCCGTCCTGCCGCTAGCCATTCGCCATACGCCGTCCGTCCCGTCCTCCGTCACGCCAATCGTTTCACCAGCGCGTCATATTCCGGGCTGTCGATGAAATTGGTAATTGAAATATGTTCCGCTTTGGCCGCAATACCGCGCGCCCGTTCGGTTAACGTTTCATGCGTGATGACGATATCCGCATCCGCCGGAATGTCTTCGATCGCATGATTGACCACCACGATGGAAAGTCCGGCTTTCTTGAACTTGTTGCGTAAAGTGGTCGCACCCATCGCACTCGAGCCCATTCCCGCATCACAGGCAAAGACTACTTTATTCACGCTCTTACGCGGCGCTGCATTCACCGGCACACTAGCTGCACCAGGCACGCCTTTTAACTCTTTGACCTTCGCCTTGGCATCCTCAAGTTCCTCCTCGTCCAAGCGACTATTTGCCCGTTTCACGAACGGAGCCGCCACAAGGAAGGTCACCGCAGTCGAAACGACTACGCCTGCCAAGACCGCCAGATAACCGCCTTTGGGCGTCATCGCCAACAAGGCAAAAATGCTGCCCGGCGACGGAGTCGCCACCAAGCCTGCTCCCATCAGCGAAAAGGTGAAGACGCCGCTCGCGCCGCCTGCAATGACGGCCAATAGCAACATCGGATTCATCAGCACATAGGGAAAATAAATTTCGTGAATGCCGCCGAGGAAATGGATGATGATCGCACTTGGCGCCGATTGCTTAATCATGCCCTTGGCAAAAATCCAATAGGCCAGCAAGATGCCCAGTCCCGGACCAGGATTGGGTTCAAGAAGAAAGAAAATTGATTTCCCCATTTCTTTCGCTTCCTGAATGCCAATCGGACTTAACACGCCATGATTCATCGCATTGTTCAAAAACAAAATCTTTCCCGGTTCAATAAAGATCGAGATCAGCGGCAATAACCCGGCATTGACGATGCCCTCGACGCCGACCTTCAGCATATTGCTGAGCGACAGCACCACCGGGCCGATTGCCGTATAACCGATCAAAGCCACCAAACCGCCCAGGATGCCCGCCGAAAAGTTGTTGACCAGCATTTCAAAGCCCGGTTTCACTTTCCCGGCTATCGCGTCATCGAATTTTTTAATCACATAGCCGCCAAACGGTCCCATGATCATCGCGCCGATGAACATCGGAATATCGACGCCGACAATCACACCCATCGTAGCGACCGCACCGATCACGCCGCCGCGGCTGCCGCCGACGCTTCGACCTCCGGTATAACCGATCAAAAGCGGCAAGAGATAAATGATCATCGGACCGACCAATTTGCTCAAGTACTCATTCGGAGCCCAACCGGTAGGAATAAACAAGGCCGTAATTAATCCCCATGCAATGATGGCCCCAATATTCGGCATCACCATGCCGCTTAAGAAGCGCCCAAATTTCTGCACCTTTTCTTGCGCATTTCCAGCGCCGTTTCCCTGTGGCGTCGAAGAAAGATCAGACATCACTATGTGCCTCCCCTGTTTAATTTTCCGTAATGACTTGTATTTCTGCAGAAATAACGAATTACGTTAGGCTCATTATAAGGGCTTGCCTCTCTGCGCTTCAACGCAAAGATGACGCGAATCCGTCCACAGTCATTCTGGACAAAATTAAAGGTTGGGCATCCGCCTGCTTTCAAACAGTCTGGCACAGAAATAAAAAACGCATAATTCAGACAAGATGACAAAAAAGAGAAGCCGCTACGCTTCTCTTTCCGTATAAACAATCGATTTACTTTTATTAGCAGCCACTGCCGAAAACTAGAGTATCCAGTCCACACCTTCCACTCCGTTCGCCGCTAAGAACGCATTCGCCTGACTGAAAGGCTTGCTGCCGAAGAAGCCGCGATACGCCGAAAGCGGACTTGGATGCGGCGCAGTCAGCACCAGATGTTTCGGGTTTGTCAGCATCGCCTTTTTTTTCTGCGCCGGGTTTCCCCACAAAAGAATCACAATCGGGCGATCCTGCTCATTAATTTTGCGGATGACGGCATCGGTGAATTTCTCCCAGCCCTTGTTCTTATGCGAATGGGCCTGATGCGCCCGCACGGTCAGGACAGTGTTCAAGAGCAACACTCCCTGCTCGGCCCATTTTTTCAGGTAGCCGTTCGTACCGATTGGACAGCCGACATCGTCCGCGAGTTCCTTGTAAATATTCTGCAAAGACGGCGGCAGCTTCTCGCCGGGAAGAACCGAAAAAGACAGGCCATGCGCCTGATTTTCATCGTGATAGGGATCTTGCCCAAGCAATAACACTTTCACATTAGCCAATGCCGTATAGTTTAGGGCATTGAATATATCATCTTGCGGTGGAAAAACTTGCGTAGCGGCGTATTCCTGCATTAAGAATTGCTCTAGTCTTTTATAGTAAGGCTGTTCAAATTCCCCTGCTAAAGCGTCACGCCAATCGTTTTTTAGTAGTTGCATCATCAATTAAATCCCAATCCTTTTCGTAGCGTTTTTTCCGTTCAACAGCTGGACGACTGTTTATTCTTACCGGAACGCAGCAGGTAGTAGAGGCCAGCCACCAACAGCACCACAGGCGCGGATGCCAGATAGGCATTGCCGTAACCCAAAAACGGTACGCATAAGCCGAGCAGATACGCTCCAGCGCCCAAGCCGATATCGAGACAGGTAAAATAAGTTGCCGTTACGATGCTAATCCGCCCGGCCGCGCTTTTTGACACTGCAATCGCCTGTACGCTCGGCACCGCGACGCCATAGGCAACGCCGATCAAAACGGCCGCCGATAAAATGCCCAGTGAAGTGCTGGTTGTTCCAAGCACCGCCAAGCCCAGCGTCATCAAGGCAAAGGCCGGATACATGACAACATCCGCACCCCAGCGATCAAAAATTTTGCCGCTGACCAAACGCGAAGCGACCGAAGACGATGCCATCACAACAAAGAACCAGGTTGCGGCGTCGGCCAGGCCCAATTCCTTGGCATGCACCGAAACGAACGACAGGACTCCCGCATACGTCAGCGAAAGCAGCATGATCACCGAAGAACTCGGCACTGCTTTTCGCTCGATTACGTCGGACACTTTGCAGCTGAGCAGCCACTTGCGTGAATGCTGGCGCAGATTGCCAACCGGCAGCAATTGCACGATCAGACCGCCGATCAACGTCGCCAAGCCGCAAAAGATGAACACCCATTCAAAACCAAAGTTATCCGCAATCCACAAGCCGCTGAACGGGCCGACCGCCGATCCCGCGGTAAACACCGTCGTCAGATAGGCAATTCCCTCGCCGCGCCGCTCCGGCGGCGCGAGTTGGCTGCCCAATGCCATGATCGACGTATTCACGATCGCAAAAGCAACGCCGCTGACAAATCGGATCAGGAGCAGCAGCCACGTATCATCCGTCAACAAGAAAAGCCAATGCGTAATAAAAAAGCACAAACAACTGATCTGCAGCACCCGCTTCTTGCCAAACACCAGTTCCAAGCGCCCGGTTTGCGTACGAAACAAGACCGAGGCCAGCAAAAAGACCGCATTCATCGCTCCGCCAATCTGCACCGAAGCATGCAGCTTCTCCATCACATAAAGCGGCAAGACCGGCAAATACAACGAATATGGGATAAAAATAAACAAGGTCGCCAACACCGTCAGACTATAGGCACGCGTCCAAAGTGGCTCCTGTTCCTGCTCAAATCCAAGTTCAAGTTCTTCTTCTAATACGTCTCTCATCGTTTCCGCTCCTTACACAACTCCGCATTTTCAAACAACAACTTCAGATATTTCGCCAGTTGCTGCTGTTCCTCTTCCGACAGTCGCTGCAGCACTTCCTGGCGATGCTGTCCGACAACGCTTTCCCATTTCGGATATTCGGCGAGCGCCGCCTCGGTTAGCGCCACATATTTTTCCCGTCGGTCGCGTTCGCCGGGCAAACGCGATATCCAGCCCTTCTTCTCCAATTGACCGAGACTCTTTGAAATGGCCGGCGGTTCAATGTTCATATACAAGGCCAATTCGGCCTGCGTCATTTTCGCCCGTTCTTTCAAGGCAACGATCACCGCCCACTCCGAACTGTAAAGACCGCTCGGTTCAAGGCGCGGGTTGATCCCCTTCGTTATGCTGCGCGTCGTCTGATACAAATAATGCATGACGGTTTCCGCTGTATTCATCCTGGTCTCCTTCAATAGTTAACTAGTTAATTATTTTTATATTATAGTCCGCTTTTTCTTCTCCGTCAACCTAAAAGAAGGGCTGCCTCAAATAGCATCGCTACTTCGAGACAGCCCTTCTTTTTTAACCAACCTATTTCTTAACGATCAGTTCCAACGCTACCGGAATGCTTTCCGGTACGGTTTCTTTCGCCATTACTTTTTTCGCGGTTTCAATCGCGATCTTGCCCATGTCTTTCGGTTTTTGTGCGACAGTCGCGCCAAGCGTTCCGGCGTTGACGGCCTTCACCGCATCTTCGGTCGCATCAAAGCCGACG
Proteins encoded in this region:
- a CDS encoding PTS mannitol transporter subunit IICBA, which translates into the protein MADEMKREKSGKAGAWLQRLGRSLSGMVMPNIGAFIAWGLITALFIPSGWIPDAQIARLVEPMLFYLLPLLIGQAGGRATGGSRGGVVGAAATMGLVVGADVPMFLGAMLIGPLAGYLIRRMDSFMAERTAPGFEMLVSNFSAGIIGAVFAVAAYKGIGPLVYLLNEALKHGADQIMQWGVLPLAAIIIEPGKVLFLNNALNHGLLAPIGMQETAASGKSILFLLETNPGPGIGLLVAYWVAAQGAARQSAPGALLIHALGGIHEIYFPYVLMNPLLLLPLILSSGIGIAVFGELNAGLVATPSPGSLLTVLAMTPKGSYAAVLAGIGVSAVLSFLLAMPLIRRSADENTPPLDAEEQIKRVLPVEEIILACDAGLGSSAMASSILRRKLAQAGYAVDVAHCAVDEIPPSAGVVITHAGLAERVRQTAPQAKCIAVDDLIVNDAFETLLAGGYLAADKCSPEVEKEVEDDMILLKSNIHLGLASVDKAAAVQMAGELLHASGYVKEGYIAGMQAREAQLSTYIGKGVAIPHGIGAAKEEILRSGMVVLQFPDGVPFDDELAYLVIGIAGIGNEHLSILANIATVLGEEEGFEIETLWRTQDADMIHELFTLNRETE
- the ung gene encoding uracil-DNA glycosylase, translated to MQLLKNDWRDALAGEFEQPYYKRLEQFLMQEYAATQVFPPQDDIFNALNYTALANVKVLLLGQDPYHDENQAHGLSFSVLPGEKLPPSLQNIYKELADDVGCPIGTNGYLKKWAEQGVLLLNTVLTVRAHQAHSHKNKGWEKFTDAVIRKINEQDRPIVILLWGNPAQKKKAMLTNPKHLVLTAPHPSPLSAYRGFFGSKPFSQANAFLAANGVEGVDWIL
- a CDS encoding MFS transporter, with protein sequence MRDVLEEELELGFEQEQEPLWTRAYSLTVLATLFIFIPYSLYLPVLPLYVMEKLHASVQIGGAMNAVFLLASVLFRTQTGRLELVFGKKRVLQISCLCFFITHWLFLLTDDTWLLLLIRFVSGVAFAIVNTSIMALGSQLAPPERRGEGIAYLTTVFTAGSAVGPFSGLWIADNFGFEWVFIFCGLATLIGGLIVQLLPVGNLRQHSRKWLLSCKVSDVIERKAVPSSSVIMLLSLTYAGVLSFVSVHAKELGLADAATWFFVVMASSSVASRLVSGKIFDRWGADVVMYPAFALMTLGLAVLGTTSTSLGILSAAVLIGVAYGVAVPSVQAIAVSKSAAGRISIVTATYFTCLDIGLGAGAYLLGLCVPFLGYGNAYLASAPVVLLVAGLYYLLRSGKNKQSSSC
- a CDS encoding MarR family transcriptional regulator; the encoded protein is MNTAETVMHYLYQTTRSITKGINPRLEPSGLYSSEWAVIVALKERAKMTQAELALYMNIEPPAISKSLGQLEKKGWISRLPGERDRREKYVALTEAALAEYPKWESVVGQHRQEVLQRLSEEEQQQLAKYLKLLFENAELCKERKR
- a CDS encoding PTS mannitol transporter subunit IICBA, which gives rise to MSDLSSTPQGNGAGNAQEKVQKFGRFLSGMVMPNIGAIIAWGLITALFIPTGWAPNEYLSKLVGPMIIYLLPLLIGYTGGRSVGGSRGGVIGAVATMGVIVGVDIPMFIGAMIMGPFGGYVIKKFDDAIAGKVKPGFEMLVNNFSAGILGGLVALIGYTAIGPVVLSLSNMLKVGVEGIVNAGLLPLISIFIEPGKILFLNNAMNHGVLSPIGIQEAKEMGKSIFFLLEPNPGPGLGILLAYWIFAKGMIKQSAPSAIIIHFLGGIHEIYFPYVLMNPMLLLAVIAGGASGVFTFSLMGAGLVATPSPGSIFALLAMTPKGGYLAVLAGVVVSTAVTFLVAAPFVKRANSRLDEEELEDAKAKVKELKGVPGAASVPVNAAPRKSVNKVVFACDAGMGSSAMGATTLRNKFKKAGLSIVVVNHAIEDIPADADIVITHETLTERARGIAAKAEHISITNFIDSPEYDALVKRLA
- the pfkB gene encoding 1-phosphofructokinase; translation: MIITVTLNPAVDKTVEIDDCRLDAVNRIKSSRLDAGGKGINVSKTIASLGGTSRAIGILAGKTGAMIEECLTQTGIAHAFLQGSGETRMNLKIVDKLNGRNTDINETGPRVSAEMIAQLKEQCVNSLREKDILVLSGSVPPGVEKDVYREWIRAAKENGVRTVLDADGELLQAGLEAGPYLIKPNIHELERLAGERLEGEAATAEFARTLCSRYGIEVVVVSLGGEGALFVTAQEAYLTRGLRVAVQSTVGAGDAMVAGLALALEREADWNDLICLAVAAGTASVMTGGTEPGGRTLVEELAKQVKWEKLEEREKKRSNER
- a CDS encoding BglG family transcription antiterminator codes for the protein MQEQKMNHRVKSILRELCRQDGYVTLSAIAATLGVSAKTVLRDLSAVEEWLTERGWQLQKKTGTGVALAGDAMLRREVLQAMEGQQSVEVYSPQERQKRIISELLQRREPVKLYTLALDLKVTEGTVSHDLDKAEQWLKGQGVLLVRKPGFGVYVEGAEEKLRRAMVNFLYETVGADQLLEVIRSNLGKTERLPSGWAQSRLLNLIDQDVIGQLEETIRETEDAMGGRLADTAYVGLTVHLALAVQRIRQQEKISMAAELLAELKRYREYDIARRLADAIAARFAIAIPEDEIGYITMHLKGLKNRDGGAGIAQQSIGNFELVKVAKEIIRAAEGVSGQFLAQNEKLLVGLVNHLGPAVSRLRMNLEIRNPLLAEIKAFYPELIEVSRQCVEPVERQWNVVMPEAEIAYIAMHLGAALEDSRRRSRIVYRVAIACPTGMGTSRLLASKIEKEYDNIIIVDVISSLRLEEGWLKEKKIDFILATIPISDCSMPVVVVNPLLFAADKKRIADLLQRLNGQAQTETRVQASTVSLQEKLGTLGSYQSAILELLEHFFLLGMETATVDGIIDAAVRLCAKGESEQSQLALDLKEREAKGGTIIAGHGFILLHCRTSAVQELFFGAVALKEPLTGIHGRAAVSEEIRLAVIMLAPLQCHKNAMETISYLSQMLIERPAFLAELRRGDQAAARLEISRLLEKLYKGKSKMVLEA